The proteins below come from a single Bactrocera dorsalis isolate Fly_Bdor chromosome 5, ASM2337382v1, whole genome shotgun sequence genomic window:
- the LOC105229094 gene encoding gustatory receptor for bitter taste 66a, with the protein MAHQTVQPILVHFGTLFTFCKLLGLYPHDLQAFRGIHTLQSSKIGTAIVVVTMLAVVVLYNLLIYFFSSEDHDLKASQSTLTFVIGIFLTYIGLGMMITDQLSALRNQSKTGELYERIRAVDEQLLKENVYVDISKTAKNILLMIVLTVVSELIILISTYITLVDLTDWKSILWLFSCFPTLYNSLDKIWFANTLSALKQRFFVINTALEDMVESHERLKRWTENGGDGGGQIFRRPSIANVSIDPSLEYLYKELTHMEAVKAYNMARNKISPIAHSLNSFGDALETPKKPYKYTSQPPTFNMVYESELNKDIEKVEEKLNNLCQLHDEICEIGKLVNELWSYPILVLMAYGFLIFTAQLYFLYCATQGQAIPSLFRSAKSATITTIFLSYTAGKCIYLIYLSWKTSLESKRTGICLHKCGVVADNNLLYEIVNHLSLKLLNHSVDFSACGFFTLDMETLYGVSGGITSYLIILIQFNLAAQQAKDASNAAETNYNTMLTTEAGNTTALMDYFTTTFMPYAQTDLY; encoded by the exons ATGGCACATCAGACGGTGCAACCGATACTGGTGCACTTCGGCACCCTTTTTACATTCTGCAAGCTGCTCGGCCTTTATCCGCATGACCTGCAGGCATTTCGTGGCATACACACGCTGCAAAGCAGCAAAATTGGCACTGCGATTGTTGTTGTCACtatgcttgctgttgttgtactttACAATTTGCTGATATACTTTTTCTCGAGTGAGGATCACGATTTGAAAGCTTCACAAA GCACGCTGACCTTCGTCATTGGCATATTTCTCACGTACATCGGTCTCGGCATGATGATCACCGATCAGTTGTCCGCTTTGCGCAATCAATCGAAAACTGGCGAGCTTTACGAACGCATACGCGCCGTTGACGAACAGCTCTTGAAGGAGAATGTGTACGTCGACATCTCTAAGACAgcgaaaaatatacttttaatgATCGTACTCACGGTCGTGAGTGAACTGATCATTTTGATATCCACCTATATAACGTTGGTTGACCTTACGGACTGGAAGTCGATACTTTGGCTGTTTTCTTGTTTTCCAACCCTATACAATTCGTTGGATAAGATTTGGTTTGCGAACACTTTGAGTGCTTTGAAGCAACGCTTCTTTGTTATCAACACGGCGCTCGAAGACATGGTCGAGTCGCATGAGCGACTTAAGCGTTGGACCGAAAACGGCGGTGATGGTGGTGGCCAGATTTTTCGAAGACCATCCATTGCTAATGTCTCAATCGATCCGTCGCTGGAATACCTGTATAAAGAGCTTACTCATATGGAGGCGGTTAAGGCGTACAATATGGCGAGGAATAAAATTTCACCAA TCGCACACTCGCTCAACTCATTCGGCGATGCACTGGAGACACCAAAGAAGCCGTATAAATACACCAGCCAACCGCCGACATTCAATATGGTCTACGAAAGCGAACTGAATAAGGATATCGAAAAAGTGGAGGAGAAACTAAACAATTTGTGTCAATTGCACGATGAAATCTGCGAAATTGGCAAACTGGTGAATGAGCTCTGGAGCTATCCGATATTGGTGCTAATGGCCTACGGTTTTCTCATCTTTACAGCACAATTGTATTTCTTGTATTGCGCCACGCAAGGCCAA GCCATACCATCGCTGTTTCGGTCGGCGAAGAGCGCCACCATAACGACCATTTTCCTCAGCTACACCGCCGGCAAGTGCATCTATTTGATTTACCTCAGCTGGAAGACGTCGCTCGAGTCGAAACGCACCGGCATTTGCCTGCACAAATGCGGCGTCGTGGCCGACAATAATTTGCTCTATGAAATT GTCAACCACTTATCACTCAAATTACTAAATCACTCAGTTGATTTCTCTGCTTGCGGTTTCTTCACCCTGGACATGGAGACGCTCTATGGC GTGAGTGGCGGCATTACGAGTTACCTCATAATTTTGATACAATTCAATTTGGCGGCCCAGCAGGCCAAGGATGCCTCAAATGCTGCGGAGACAAATTACAATACGATGCTCACCACAGAAGCTGGCAACACCACAGCGCTGATGGACTACTTCACCACCACCTTTATGCCGTACGCACAAACCGACCTCTATTAG